A window of Amycolatopsis sp. 195334CR genomic DNA:
TGGCGGCACACGGTCAACAACAACTGGTACACCGGCTGGGACACCCCCAGCTACCCGGCTCCGGCGGCCAACCCCGGCGGGTGGCCGTGTTACACCATGTGGGTCTCCCAGTTCAAGGACATGCGCGCCCGGTGCAACATCGCCGCCGCGAACCAGGACGCGCGGGCAGTCGAGCCGGCTCTGCCGCCGAAGCTGTCGCCGGTGGACGAAGCGCTGCGTGTGGCCAAGACGATGGGTGTGACCGCGCCGAAGGGCGTCCGCGCGGTCGCCGGCGATCGCACCGCGGTCAATGCCCTGTTCAACACCGACATCCGGGGTGGCAGCGACCTCACGGTTGTCCAGATCGACGGTGACTTCCGGGCCGACGGGGTACCGCGGCCCCAGAACGCGGCCGCGCCGACCGGCACCTCGTTGACCGTCGTGCTCGACCAGACCACCGGTGAGGTCCAGATGATTCACCTGTGGCCGTCGGCGTCGCCGGACATCGCCTCCTTCGGCACACCGACCACCATCGCCTGATCACCTGCCAGCACCGGTCCGGCTTCGTAACAGTGTGGCGCCGAAGGGGATTGTTCCCTCGGCGCCACACCCGTGGGCGAGCGCGATCCCTTCTGGATCACGCGGAGTCGAACCGGCTCAGTCGTGGTGACCGAGGGCGTCGAGCGCCGCCCGCAGGATATGGGGTCGCCACTCGCGGCGCCGGTCCGCGCGGGTGGCGCTCTCGGCGGCCGCCTGGAGGCCCGCGGTGGCGGCGATCACGCGCGCCATCCGTTCGTCGTCGAATGCGCTGGGGTCGATTCCGAACGCCTCAGCGAGCGCGACACCGGCTTCGAGCAGTTCGGGATCGAGTTCGGGATCGGAGGACACGCTCGCGCTGAGGAACGCCGCCGTGCCGGGGAGTTCCCAGGTGGTGTCCAGGATCGCCTCGAGGAGCAGCCGGTCCCGTTCGAGTCCGGGGGCGATTCCGGCGGTCGCCGAGAGGAGGCGGGTGCTGCGCCGGAGTGCCTCGGCGACGGCCGCGCGGTAGAGCGTCTCCTTGTTCGAGAAGCGGTGCAGCAGGCCCGCTTTCGAGTACCCCACCTCATCGGCGATCTGCTGCAGCGACGTGTGGCGGAATCCGTGGCGTGCGAAGACCGCCGATGCGCGGTCGACGATCTCGGCGTCGATCTGCTCCTTGGTCAGGCGAGGCATGGGGTCGACACTACCAGGATGGACCGATATGGTCGGAACCGGACCAAATCGGTTCGTAACATCCAGTCCGCCGGGGGACGAGCCATGAAACTGCTTCGCCGACCAGTCGAGATCCTGCGCTCGGATTCCCGCGCGCTGGTCGTCCTCACCGTGCTGATCTTCGGAGCACTGCTGCTCGGCATGGGGACGGGCACGCTGTTCCCCGGTCTCGAGCTGCCCACCCTGGTCTCCGGCGGCGTCTCCGGCGACCTCGTGCACACGATGATCACGAACCCGTGGTTCTTCGGCACCGTGATCCTGCTGATCAACCTGTTCGTGGCCGCTGTCGGCGGCATTCTGCTGCCGTCGCTCATCGTGCCGTTCCTCGGCGTCCCGGCGATCGCGTTGTACATGTTCAACGTGGGCGTCTCGATCGCGCCATCCGGCTCGACGGCGGCGACGGTGCTCATCCCGCACTCCCTGACGCTCATCATCGAGCTCACCGCCTACGTTCTCGTGATGTTCGGGGCATACCAGCTCGGTCGCGGCTGGATCCGTCCCGGCTACCTCGGCGAGAGCAGTCGCCGGCGCGCGTACGTCGCCGGTCTGCGGCGACTCGCGTGGCTCGCGCTGCCGACGATCGTGCTTCTCGTGATCGGCGCGTACTACGAGGCATTCTCGGTCGTCTACCTGCTGCCGGGAATGCTGGGCGGTTGATCTCCCCCGGGCACCCGCGCCCCAGGCTTGACTGTGCCCCAAGGGCATCGTGTCCCATGGCCGAGTCACATTGCGACGTCTGGAGAAGGTAATGCGGAGAGCATGGGTGGCCTCGGCCGCCGTTGTCGTTGCCCTGTCGTCGGTCGTGGTCGCGGCGGCGTCACCGGCGGTGGCGGGCGACGGGCTGAGTTGGGAGCCGTGCGCGGCGGCCGGCGCGCCGGGTCTGGAGTGCTCGACCCTCCAGGTGCCCCTTGACTACCGGCATCCGGAGGGCCGGACGATCGAGATCGCGATCTCCCGGCTGAAGAGCACGAACCCTTCGCAGCGCCGGGGCGTGCTGCTGACGAATCCGGGCGGGCCCGGCGGGCCCGGGCTGGACTACCCGGCCCTGCTCGCGGATCCGGCGGTCCCGCATCCGCTGCCGCAGAGCGTGCGGGACAAGTACGACGTGATCGGCATGGATCCCCGTGGTGTCGGCCGCAGCTCGCCGGTGACGTGCGACGTCACGCCGGAACAGCTCGCGCCTCGCTGGTTGCCGTACCCGGAAAACCCGGGCGAGGTGGGGCGGCACGCCGGTGTGGCGCGGACTGTTTCCCGGCAGTGCGCGACGTCGGAGACGCAGGACCTGTTGCCCCACATCACCACCGCGAACACCGCACGGGACATGGACCGGATCCGGGAAGCGCTGGGGGAACCCCGGATTTCCTATCTCGGTGGGTCCTACGGCAGCTACCTCGGCGCGGTTTACGCGACCTTGTACCCGTCACGCGGCGACCGGATCGTGCTCGACAGCGTGCTGGGCGCCGGCGGTTACGACTACCAGGCGCAGCTCCGGTTCGCCATCGGGTTCGACGATCGGTTCCCGGACTTCGCCAGGTTCGTGGTGGCGAACCCGGAGTACGGGCTGGGCACCACGCCCGCACAGGTTCGAGAAAAGTACCTGGACCTCGCGGCGCGGCTCGACCGCGAGCCGATCGGCGGTGTCGATGGCTCCCTGCTGCGCAATCTGACGCATGAGGCGCTCTACGCCGACGCGCTCTTCCCCAGCCTCGCCGAGAAGATGAAGACACTCGACGCGGGGCAGCCAGTGCAGGTGCCCCCGCCCGCCGGCGACATGGACAACTTCTACGCCTCGCACTTCTATGTACTCTGCGGTGACTCGAACTGGCCGCGCTCGGTTCCGGCCTACCAGCGTGAGGTCGAGGCGCAACGGGCCGAGCATCCGCTGTTCGGTGCGGCCGCGGCCAACGTCAACCCTTGCGCGTTCTGGCAGAAGCCCGTCGAGCCCCCGGTCCGCATCCATGACCGAGGACCGTCCAATGTGCTGCTCGTGCAGAACCTGCGCGACCCGGGTACGCCCCTGGCCGGTGCGCTGGAAATGCGGCGGGCGTTCGGTGACCGGGCCCGGCTGGTCACGGCAGACCAGGGTGGCCACGGTGCCTACGGACTGTTCGCGGAGAACATGTGCGCCAACAACACGGTCACGGCTTTCCTGTCCACCGGCGAGTTTCCGGAACGGGATCGCGCCTGCGCGGCGGAATCGTGATCTCTGCCCGAACCTGAAGGAGCACCATGTCAATCACACTTCCGGCCCTGCACCACATCGGCATCGTGGTGGCCGATGTGGAGGCCGCGGCCCTCGACCACGAGCGCCGGTGGGGCGTCAACGCGGGCCCGATCGTCGATCTCAGCTTCTCCCGGGCCCTGTTGGCCGGAGTGCCCACCGACGTGTCCGCCCGCTATCGGTTCATCGACACCGGTGCCTCACAGATCGAACTCATCGAACCGACCTCCCGGCCTTCGCCCTACGACGAACTGTTGCCGGTCGGCGGCGTCCATCACCTCGCTTACTTCGTCGACCGGATCGATGCCTACCTGGACCACCTGCGCGGGCTGGGGGAGCAGGTCGAGGTGACGTTCGACGCCTCCGTAGCCGATGGGACTCGATTCGTGTACCTGAAGGGACTCGCGCATGAGCCCGCCATCGAGCTCATCGAGACGCGCGCTGCTGGGTGACGAACCCGGCCCAGCTGGATGACCGCGGCCCGGGTGGAAGCCGCCGACCGGCTACCACCCGGGCCGCCAGGTCGCATCAGAACTTCGCGAACAGACCCCAGTTGAAGTACAGCGGCGTGTGGTACACGCAGACCCACTCGGTCCAGTCGCCGTTGGCGAAGCCGGTTCGGCCGGTCAGCTCGCAGTCGTCGATGGTGCTGTAGTAGTTCACGAACTCGTAGTCCGCGGCCTGTGCCGTGGCGGCGTTCACCGCGCCGGCCGAGGCGAAGGCAGCGACGGCCGTGCCGGCGACGGCGAGCCGTCGCAGGGTGTTCTTCATGGTCTCCCCAGTGTCTTGTCGGTTCTTGGCCGGCTGATCAGGCGTCGAAGGGTTTGACGGCCAGGTTCCACGCGCCCATGATCGGCGCGTTGAGAGCGCAGCCCCAGTCCGCCCATTCCCCCTTGACCGCACCCCACCAGCCGGTGTCCCAGCAGTCTTTGTGGCTCGAGTGGATGCTGTGGAACTGCCAGTCCGCGGCCTGTGCCGTGGTGGCGTTCACCGCGCCGGCCGAGGCGAAGGCAACGGCGGCCGTGCCGGCGACGGCGAGCCGTCGCAGGGTGTTCTTCATGGTCTCCCCAGAGTCCTAAGTCGACGGTCTTGAAACGGGACAGCGGGAGGGTATCGGAGCGGGAGCACCTCTGGCGGGGCCAAGGGACGGTTTCACGCTACGACGAATCCGGCGTGTTGCTGTCCGGTCAGCGGGTGTCACAGGTGCGGCGAAACGACGGCCGGGCGCACGGCCGCCGCGGTTCCCGCCGTCGGCACCGGCAGGGGATGGGGCGCGATGTCGAGGTCGCCGCCCGGGAGCAGGCCGTCGACGAGGTAGTCCCGGCCGATCCGCTGGGCCTCCTGGTTGGCCATCGCCGGGTGGCTGCCGAACAGGCAGTGGGTGCCCGCGCCGCGCTCGGTCACCAGCACCGAGCTCGGCAGCTGCCGGTGCATCGCGACGGTGTTCGCATACGGCGTCGCGGAGTCTCCCTCCACACCGAAGAGCAGGATCGGCGGCAGGTTCTTCCCCGAGGGCACGATGCGCTGGTCACGCACCGGCCAGTTCGCGCAGGCGGACGGGATCGACACGTTGTACCAGGCGAAATCGCTGGTCTTGGCCAGCTCGCCGAAGTCGCGCTCGATCTTGGCCCGGTCCGTCGGCGCGTCGGCGTCGACGCAGGCGATCGAGATCATGCCGGCGATGGAGCGCTCGGCGGCCGCGCCACCCGACGGAGTCGCCCAGTCCAGTACGGCGCGATCGTCACCGCGCAGCACGTAGTCGGCCATCGCCTTCGCGAGGGGTTCCCAGTAGAGCTCGTGGGACAGGTTGGCGATGTAGACGTCCATCAGTTCCACCGCGCCGACGTTCTTCGACGGCCCGCGCGGCGCCTCCCGGAAGTCGCCGAGCAGCTTCTTCCAGGCCGCGTGCACCTCGTCGTAGGTCTTGCCGAGGTGGAACACGTGGTCGTACCGGGCGATCCAACTCAGGTAGGCGTGTTCGCGGGCGACTCCCGCGCTGACCTGACCGGTCGAGTTGTGGTACCACATTTCCGGCTCCACCGGGTGCATCGAGCTGTCGAGAACCATCCGGTCCACCCGGTCCGGATAGCGCTCGGCGTACGCGCTGCCGAGATAGGTGCCGTAGGAGTACCCCAGGTAGCTGATCTTCTCCTCGCCGAGCAGCGTGCGCACGTGGTCCATGTCCTGGATCACGTTGCGGCTGCCGGTGTGCTTCAGCTTTTCACCGTTCTTCTCCGCACACGAGCGGGCGAAGGACTTCCAGCGCTCCCAGCTCTTGTCCCGTTCTTCCGGCCGGTCGGGATCGGGCTGCAGCTGGCGCCAGTAGTCCTCGCCGACGCAGCTGAGCGGCTGGCTGTGCCCGGTGCCGCGGGAATCGAGTCCGATGATGTCGTAGGCCTCGAGCACTTCCTTGGGCAGCCGGGTGTAGCCGGTCGCGTCCGGCAGGGACAGCTTGCCCGCCTGCAGCACCGCTGAGCCCGACGGGCCGCCGGGGTTGACGAACAGCACGCCGCGCCGTTTCGCCGGGTTGGTGCTGGCGTGCTTCGAGACGAGCACGTCCATCCGCGCGCCGAACGGCCGCGAGTGGTCGAGCGGGACATTGACCGTCGCGCATTGCAGCGCCGGGTACACCTGGGCGACATCCGCCGGGCAGGCCCCGAAGTCAAGCTGTGGAACGGCGTTGGCCGGTGTGCTGACGGCCGCCGCGGTGCCCGAGGTGAGCAGCGCGGTCAGGCCGATGACGAGGAATCTCCTCATTCGAACCCCCAGTTCGATCGGACCCCGGGGACTGTAGCGACAACACCGGTGGCCCGCCGCCCCGCGACCGCTGTTCCGGTGCGTGACGGCCGGGGTTTCACGTAGCGCTTAAACGAGGGACGGGAGCGGCGATTTCGGCCAAGCTCTCGTTGTCGTCACTACTGGGGGACGACGTGCGCACGAGAAATGAGTCGATCTTGCTCACCAAGTCATGGAGAACCGCGGTCGTCGGGGCCGCGGTCGCGCTCGTCGCGGGACTGTCCGGCCCGGTGGGTGCGGCGGGGGCCGCGCCACCGGAGGACATCCTCGACCAGCTCAAGCGGATCCCGGGTCTGACGGTGCTTTCCGAGGGCACGCCACCGGCCCCGGAGCACCGTTATTTCGTGCTCGGCTACACGCAGCCCGTCGACCACCGCCGGCCGGACGGCGCCACCTTCCAGCAGCGGTTCAGCCTGGTGCACAAATCGGCCGACCGGCCGATGATCCTGCACACCACCGGGTACGGGCTCTACCCGGCCGCGTTCCGCACCGAGACCACCCAGCTCGTGGGCGGCAACCAGATCTCGACCGAGCAGCGGTTCTTCCCGCCGTCCCGGCCGGAGCCGGCGAACTGGGACCAGCTCACCATCTGGCAGGCGGCGACCGATCACCACCGGCTGGTCAGCGCGCTCAAACCGCTCTATGCCGGGAAGTGGCTCTCCAGCGGGGCCAGCAAGGGCGGGATGACCTCGGTCTACCACAGCCGTTTCTACCCGGCTGACGTCGACGGTGTCGTCGCGTACGTGGCGGCGAACGACCGCGACAACGACGAGGACAGCGCCTACGACCGGTTCTTCGCCTCCGTCGGTTCCGAGGCCTGCCGCACCGCGCTCGCCGACCTCCAGGTGGAGGCGTTCCAGCGAAGGCCGGAGATGGTCGCCCTGCTGACGCAGCACGCGGCCAAGTCCGGCTGGACCTATGACAAGATCGTCGGCAGCCTGGACCAGGCGTTCGAAAAGTCGGTGATGATGCTCGGCTGGGCGTTCTGGCAGTTCCGCGGCCAGGGGGAGTGCGCGACGGTGCCGCCGGCCTCCGCCACCACCGAGCAGATCTTCGAGTACATCGACGGCACCGTCGCCTTCGGTTCGTTCAGCGACAACGACCTCGGGCAGATGACGCCGTACTACTTCCACGCGATGACCGAGCTCGGCTGGCCCCAGCCGGAGTTCCCGCACGTGCGCCCGTACCTCAAGTACACGGACTCGTCGTCGGTGCACTCCAACGTCCCGCCGGAGCTGCATCGCCCGCACGACCCGGCTCCGATGCTCGAGGTGGACCGGTGGGTGCGCACCTCAGCGCAGCGGATCATGTTCATCTACGGGGAGAACGACCCCTGGAGCGCCGAGCGGTTCACGCCGAGCCCGCACGACTCGCACCTCTACACCGCGCCCGGTGCCCACCACGGGGCGAAGATCTCCCTGCTGGCCGACGGTGACCGCCTCGCGGCGACCGACATCCTGCGCCGCTGGGCCGACGTCGGGTTCGAGACCGCCGGTCCGCCCCCGGTGATCGACCCGGCCGAGGAGGAGGTCGTCCGGGCGCCGCTGCCGTTCTGATCCTCCCGCACCAGGCGGCCGATATCGATAGACGGAACCTACCGCCGGCGTCCCGGACAAGTCTTGGACGCCCGCGGGAGGCCGCCGTAGTGTCGTTTTTCGACGACTGTGCGGACCGAGGAAATGAGAACGAACCGATGACCAGCCCCGCGAAGACGAGCTGGCCGAGCCTCCGGGTTTCGGACTGGGCCCCCACCCGCGACACGCTGCACATGTGGACCCAGATCGTGGGCAAGATCCGCATGGCCCACACCCCGCTGGTCAACCACTGGTGGCAGGTCACCCTGTACGTCAGCCCGCGCGGGCTGACCACCTCGGCCATCCCGTACCGCGCCGGCGCCTTCGAGATCGAGTTCGACTTCCTCGGCCACCGGCTCGAGGTCCGCAGCAGCGACGGCGGCGTGCGCAGCTTCCCCCTCCAGCCGATGCCGGTCGCCGAGTTCTACCGCCGGATCCTCCACGTGCTCGGCGAACTCGGCATCGAGGCGCCCATCCGGCCCCACCCCAACGAGGTGGACCCGGCCATCCCCTTCGCTGAGGACCACGTCCACGCCTCCTACGACGGCGAGGCGGCCACCCTGTTCTGGCGGCAGTTGCTGCAGGCGAACCGGGTGATCGGCGAGTTCCGCTCGCACTTCGTCGGCAAGGTCAGCCCGGTCCACTTCTTCTGGGGCGCGATGGACCTCGCCTGCACCCGCTTCTCCGGACGACCCGCCCCGCCCCACCCCGGCGGCGCCCCCAACTGCGGCGACTGGGTGATGGTCGAGGGCTACTCCCGCGAGCTGTCCAGCTGCGGGTTCTGGCCCGGCGGCGGTGAGGAAGGCGCCTTCTACGCCTACGCCTACCCCGCCCCCGACGGGTTCGCCGAGCAGCCCGCCGGCCCCGACGGCGCGTTCTACAGCACCGAGTTCCAGCAATTCCTGCTGCCCTACGAGGTCGCCCGCGCCGCACCCGACCCGGACCGCGCGGTCGCCGAGTTCCTCCACGCCACCTACGTCGCCGCCGCGGACCTCGCCCACTGGGACCGCCCCGCACTGGAGGACAACCCCTTCCGGCTGCAGCAAGCGAGCGACTAGGGCGTGTCCTGCGGATCTTTATCGGAGGTGGAGGACGATGCAGGCCAGGATGATCTCGGCGCGGTGGTAGGCGGCTCGTTTGGCGAATCTGGTGGCCAGGCCGCGGAACTGCTTGAGACGGTTGAAGCAGCGCTCGACCACGTTACGGAGCTTGTAGAGGTCGGGGTCGAAGGCTGGTGGCCTGCCACCGGCCGAGCCCAAGGCTTTGCGTCGGTCGATCTGGTCGATGCGTTCGGGAATGGTGGCCTTGATTCGCCGCTGCCGTAACGCGGTGCGGGTGCTTGGGTGGGCGTAGGCTTTGTCTGCGATGACCCGCCCGACCCGCACTCGCTGCCCGTCGACGTCGATGTCGTGGATGTCGTCGAGCAGCGGCAGCAGTTGCGGGTTGTCGCCAGCCTGGCCGGGTGTGAGGATCACCGCCAGCGGCAGGCCCGCTGTGTTGACGGCCAGGTGGAGCTTGGTGGTCAGCCCTCCGCGGGAGCGTCCGAGGCATTCACCGTCGACGGCGAGCGCTTCGATCCAGTCCGCGCAGCCCCCTTTTTCCGGGCACCGGCCGCGTGCTGGTGCGCCCGCACACTCGTGGAGTCAACGCTGACCACGAACGCGACGTTGTCCTCCAGCGTCCCGAGCGAGTCGTCTTTGACGATCACGTGCTCCAGGATCCGGTCCCCTGTCCCGTCCGCGGTCCACTTGCGCAGCCGCTCATGCGCGGTCTTCCACGGCCCGTACCGTTCGGGCAGGTCACGCCAGGGCGCGCCGGTGCGTTGCTTCCACAGGATCGCGTTGATCACCTGCCGGTGGCTGCGCCACCGGCCACCGCGCTGCCCACTCTGCACGGGCAGCAACGGCGCGATCCCCGCCCAGGCCTTGTCCGTCAGCTCACCACGACCAACCACCATCCATCATCTGCACACGATCATGGAAAGATCCGCAGGACACGCCCTAGTCTTCGACCGGGGTCGCCGGGCGCGACGCACTTTTCGAACTCGGTGCCGGTCCTGCGCTTGACCGTGATCCAGACACTTCGAGATGGATGGCTCGCGAGCACGTGACCTTCGCGTGGCAGGCAACCACAGGGCCTGTCTGCCGAGCGAGAACCTCGTCCCCCTGGCCGATCACGCGAACCGGATCGTCCCGTGAGGACAGTGCGGACCGCCGGAAGTGCCGCCTTGGAAACGATCCCCCCGCTCGCGCGGGTGGCGCACTTTGTGACCTGCGTCCCGGGTCGGCGCACGGCCGGAAGGGTGGTGCAGGTTCGCGGGACAGCGACCGGGCATTTCGGACTGCGAGTTCACCGGCCGCAACGCCGGCGATGCGGAGGTCGCTTCGCTCTCACGCCCGTGCTCTGGAACGTCGCGAATTTCTGGCGTTCCAGCGCACGGGCGATCCCTGGCGCGATGCCGGACCGTTCGTGGGCTCTAGTCGTTCTTGACGCTCCACTCGACGAGCGGGTGCAGGACGCGCATCAGGCTCACACCCCGCTCGGTGGGCCGGTATGTGATCTGGACCGGTGTCGTCGGCACCACGACCCGCTCTATCAGGCCGTGGCTCTCGAGTTCACGAAGACGCTGGGAGAGCAGCTGGTTCGAGATCCCGGTGACGCGTGCCCGGTAGTCGACGAACCGGCGGGCGCCCCGCATCGCCGCCATGAGCACGGCGGCGGTCCATTTCCTGCCCACGATCTCGACCGAGCGCTGGAAGCGGCGGCACACGTCGTCGTCGATGTGCTCGTAGGCGACCTCCGCGCGGCTCTCGCCCGGGGCGGCGGATTCGCTGGTGGATCGCGAGCTGGTCACTCGGTCATCATAGCTGACCGAGTTGTATTAGGTGACCTGGTAATGCCCCGTTTGTCGCCCGTGGTCGGCTTCGGGCAGCCTGGTGGCATGAACGCACGCACCGCCGGTCCCGACGCGCGGTGAACTACGGACACCGGCTGCGGTTCGGGCTGCGCCTGGACACCGGCGCCGATCGCGAACCCGGTCACCTGATCAAGAGGGTGGCCCTGGCCGAGCGGTGGGGACTGGACCTGCTCGTCGTCCCGGCGGGAACCGCCGGCGCCGATCTCGAGCCGGGGACCGTGTCGTCGTGGATCGCGGCGTCGACGGGCTCGCTCGGACTGGTGGTGGAGTCGCCGCCGCCCGCGCATCCGGCGGTGCTCGCCAGGGCCGTCGCGAGTCTGGACCACCTCACCGGGGGCCGGGTCGAACTGGCTCTCCACGCGGATTCCGAGGAAGCACTCGGCGACACGATCGCCGTCGTCCGCGAGCTGTGGAACGTCCTCGACCGCGGCCTCGGCCGGTTCACGGGCCGCGTCCACCGGCTCGCCGGCGCGCAGAAGGCCGCACCCGCGCACGACGTGCCGATCGCCGTGCACGGCGATCGGCACGTGCTGCGGCTGGTGGGTCAGCTGGGCGACGAGTGGTCGACGGTCGCCGACGTCGCCGCGCTGGCGGAGGGCAACCGCGTGGTCGACGAGGCCGCGGGAGAAGCAGGTCGCGACCCGCGCGAGATCCGCAGGCGGGTCACGATCCGAGGTGGCTTCGGCGAGCGTACGGAGAGGTTCACCGGAACCGCCGCGGACTGGGTGAACGACCTGTTGCCTCTCGTGCTCGACCACGGAGTGGGCACGGTCGTGCTCGACACCGACTCCGAGGACGTCGCGGCGCAGTTCGCGAACGACGTCGCCCCCGCGCTGCGGGACGCCGTGGACGCGGCGCTGCCCCACGGTTGGTCGAGTGCGCGGATTCGCCGTGCGGCCGTACTCGCCAGGCGCCGTCCGGGGATCGACTACGAGGGTGTTCCGGCGGAGATGGCCGAGGTCGTCGAGCCGGGGGACCTGGCTTACGCGCGGCTGCGCTCCGGTTACCTGCGCGGAGGCGCGCCGGGGATCGTCCTGCGGGCCGCGACGAACGAGCAGGTGGTGCGGGCGCTGGCGTACGCCCGTCGGCATCCCGGCGTTCCCCTGTCCCGCCGCAGCGCCGGGCACGGGGTCTCGGGACGCTCCACGAACGACGGCGGGATCGTCATCGACGTGTCGCTGATGAACGCGATCGAGGTCCTCGATGAGCGGACGCGCCGGGTGCGCATCGGTCCGGGCGCACGCTGGGGCGAGGTGGCGGCCGCGCTGGAACCGTACGGCTGGGCGTTGAGTTCGGGCGACTACGGCGGCGTCGGGGTCGGCGGCCTCGCCACCGCAGGTGGCATCGGTTATCTCGCGCGCGAGCACGGCCTGACGATCGACCACCTGCGGGCCGTGGAGATGGTGCTCGCGGACGGCTCCGCTGTGCGGGCCGACGACACGGAGAACGCGGACCTGTTCTGGGCGGTGCGGGGCGCGGGCGCGAACTTCGGGATCGTCACCGCGTTCGAGTTCGAGGTCGACGAGGTCGGTCCGGTCGCCTTCGCCCAGCTCACCCAGGACGCGAGCGACGTCGAGCGCTACCTCGTCGAGTGGGGCCAGGTGGTCGAGCAGTCGCCGCGGGACCTCACCAGCTTCGTGATCCTGCCGCCGCCGCGGGGCGGGCGACCGGCGGTGGCGCTGAGCCACACCATGGTGCATTCCGCCGACCGCGAGACCGTGCTCGCCCGGCTGGAACCGCTGGCCGCGATTTCCCCGATGTACGCCCAGGACGTCACCATCTCGTCCTACGCGGCGGTGATGGACAACGCGAGTGACGACGCGCCGGTGTCCCGGGGTGAGCCGGTTTCGCGCAGCGGCCTGCTCCGGCACGTGACCCCGGAGTTCGCCGCGGCCGCCGCCCGGGTGCTGCGCAGCGGCGCGATCGGCTGGTTCCAGCTCCGCGCGGTCGGCGGGGCCGTCGCCGACGTTGCCGCGGACGCCACCGCCTACGCCCACCGCGACGCGAACTTCTCGCTCGTGGTGATGGGCGGTGACGACGAGGTGGTCGACGCGGCCTGGGAGCTGCTGCGTCCCTTCCTCGACGGCCTCTACCTCAGCTTCGAGTCCGGTCTCCGGCCCGAACGCCTCGCCGAGGCGTGGCCACCGGCGACTCTCTCGCGGCTGCGTGAGCTCAAGTCCCAGTACGACCCGGAGGGAGTGTTCGACGACAACTTCGCGCTCACTCCCGCCACGAACGATCCCGGAGGAAGCGAGAAATGACCGACTACGGCCACGACCTGTGGTTCGGCAGCTTCGTCACGCCCGCCGCCCGCCCGCCCCAGGCGCCGGTCGAGCTGGCACTGGCCTCGGAGCGGGCCGGGCTCGATCTCGTCAGCTTCCAGGACCACCCGTACCAGTCGGCGTTCCAGGACACCTGGACGCTGATGTCGTACGTCGCGGCGCGCACCGAGCGGATCCGGGTCAGCGGCAACGTGCTGAGCCTTCCGCTGCGCTCGCCCGCCGTGCTGGCCCGCGCCGCCGCGAGCCTGGACCGGCTCACCGGTGGGCGGGTCGAACTGGGCCTCGGCGCGGGCGCGTTCTGGGACGGCATCGCCGCGATGGGCGGCCGCAGGCTCACTCCGGGCCAGGCCGTGCAGGCCCTGGAGGAGGCGGTCGCCG
This region includes:
- a CDS encoding DUF5996 family protein, with amino-acid sequence MTSPAKTSWPSLRVSDWAPTRDTLHMWTQIVGKIRMAHTPLVNHWWQVTLYVSPRGLTTSAIPYRAGAFEIEFDFLGHRLEVRSSDGGVRSFPLQPMPVAEFYRRILHVLGELGIEAPIRPHPNEVDPAIPFAEDHVHASYDGEAATLFWRQLLQANRVIGEFRSHFVGKVSPVHFFWGAMDLACTRFSGRPAPPHPGGAPNCGDWVMVEGYSRELSSCGFWPGGGEEGAFYAYAYPAPDGFAEQPAGPDGAFYSTEFQQFLLPYEVARAAPDPDRAVAEFLHATYVAAADLAHWDRPALEDNPFRLQQASD
- a CDS encoding stage II sporulation protein M, whose product is MKLLRRPVEILRSDSRALVVLTVLIFGALLLGMGTGTLFPGLELPTLVSGGVSGDLVHTMITNPWFFGTVILLINLFVAAVGGILLPSLIVPFLGVPAIALYMFNVGVSIAPSGSTAATVLIPHSLTLIIELTAYVLVMFGAYQLGRGWIRPGYLGESSRRRAYVAGLRRLAWLALPTIVLLVIGAYYEAFSVVYLLPGMLGG
- a CDS encoding alpha/beta hydrolase, which gives rise to MRRFLVIGLTALLTSGTAAAVSTPANAVPQLDFGACPADVAQVYPALQCATVNVPLDHSRPFGARMDVLVSKHASTNPAKRRGVLFVNPGGPSGSAVLQAGKLSLPDATGYTRLPKEVLEAYDIIGLDSRGTGHSQPLSCVGEDYWRQLQPDPDRPEERDKSWERWKSFARSCAEKNGEKLKHTGSRNVIQDMDHVRTLLGEEKISYLGYSYGTYLGSAYAERYPDRVDRMVLDSSMHPVEPEMWYHNSTGQVSAGVAREHAYLSWIARYDHVFHLGKTYDEVHAAWKKLLGDFREAPRGPSKNVGAVELMDVYIANLSHELYWEPLAKAMADYVLRGDDRAVLDWATPSGGAAAERSIAGMISIACVDADAPTDRAKIERDFGELAKTSDFAWYNVSIPSACANWPVRDQRIVPSGKNLPPILLFGVEGDSATPYANTVAMHRQLPSSVLVTERGAGTHCLFGSHPAMANQEAQRIGRDYLVDGLLPGGDLDIAPHPLPVPTAGTAAAVRPAVVSPHL
- a CDS encoding S28 family serine protease, which produces MLTKSWRTAVVGAAVALVAGLSGPVGAAGAAPPEDILDQLKRIPGLTVLSEGTPPAPEHRYFVLGYTQPVDHRRPDGATFQQRFSLVHKSADRPMILHTTGYGLYPAAFRTETTQLVGGNQISTEQRFFPPSRPEPANWDQLTIWQAATDHHRLVSALKPLYAGKWLSSGASKGGMTSVYHSRFYPADVDGVVAYVAANDRDNDEDSAYDRFFASVGSEACRTALADLQVEAFQRRPEMVALLTQHAAKSGWTYDKIVGSLDQAFEKSVMMLGWAFWQFRGQGECATVPPASATTEQIFEYIDGTVAFGSFSDNDLGQMTPYYFHAMTELGWPQPEFPHVRPYLKYTDSSSVHSNVPPELHRPHDPAPMLEVDRWVRTSAQRIMFIYGENDPWSAERFTPSPHDSHLYTAPGAHHGAKISLLADGDRLAATDILRRWADVGFETAGPPPVIDPAEEEVVRAPLPF
- a CDS encoding VOC family protein is translated as MSITLPALHHIGIVVADVEAAALDHERRWGVNAGPIVDLSFSRALLAGVPTDVSARYRFIDTGASQIELIEPTSRPSPYDELLPVGGVHHLAYFVDRIDAYLDHLRGLGEQVEVTFDASVADGTRFVYLKGLAHEPAIELIETRAAG
- a CDS encoding TetR/AcrR family transcriptional regulator yields the protein MPRLTKEQIDAEIVDRASAVFARHGFRHTSLQQIADEVGYSKAGLLHRFSNKETLYRAAVAEALRRSTRLLSATAGIAPGLERDRLLLEAILDTTWELPGTAAFLSASVSSDPELDPELLEAGVALAEAFGIDPSAFDDERMARVIAATAGLQAAAESATRADRRREWRPHILRAALDALGHHD
- a CDS encoding alpha/beta hydrolase; amino-acid sequence: MRRAWVASAAVVVALSSVVVAAASPAVAGDGLSWEPCAAAGAPGLECSTLQVPLDYRHPEGRTIEIAISRLKSTNPSQRRGVLLTNPGGPGGPGLDYPALLADPAVPHPLPQSVRDKYDVIGMDPRGVGRSSPVTCDVTPEQLAPRWLPYPENPGEVGRHAGVARTVSRQCATSETQDLLPHITTANTARDMDRIREALGEPRISYLGGSYGSYLGAVYATLYPSRGDRIVLDSVLGAGGYDYQAQLRFAIGFDDRFPDFARFVVANPEYGLGTTPAQVREKYLDLAARLDREPIGGVDGSLLRNLTHEALYADALFPSLAEKMKTLDAGQPVQVPPPAGDMDNFYASHFYVLCGDSNWPRSVPAYQREVEAQRAEHPLFGAAAANVNPCAFWQKPVEPPVRIHDRGPSNVLLVQNLRDPGTPLAGALEMRRAFGDRARLVTADQGGHGAYGLFAENMCANNTVTAFLSTGEFPERDRACAAES